Proteins from one Xiphophorus hellerii strain 12219 chromosome 8, Xiphophorus_hellerii-4.1, whole genome shotgun sequence genomic window:
- the scarb1 gene encoding scavenger receptor class B member 1 isoform X5, with protein sequence MWKDLPVPFFMSVYFFHVLNPEEILKGEKPMVEQRGPYVYRKQCRKENITFHPNSTVSYREYRRYFFEPSMSVGNESDVITIPNMLVLGAAVMLEDLPFAVRLLISSTFKMFKEGPFLTKTVEELMWGYDSKLVEFLNKYLPGMLPSTGKFGLFAEFNNSNTGLFTIHTGRDDIRNVHKVDSWNGLTELSYWRTPQCNMINGTAGQLWPPFMTKETTLPFYSPDACRSLELVYQRPGVMKGIPLYRYVAPKTMFANGTDYLPNEGFCPCRQSGLLNVSSCRYNSPVFISHPHFFNADPVLLDYVLGLDPTEEEHGLFIDIHPLTGVPLNVSIRLQLNLYMKRISGITETGKISEVVMPMLWFEENGYIDGPILTTFHTNLVILPAVMECMQYIFIALGLLTTIVAVLVYYKVKACEGDAFLRESTSTSTHERTPLLQDKPH encoded by the exons ATGTGGAAGGACCTCCCTGTGCCCTTCTTCATGTCCGTCTACTTTTTTCATGTCCTCAACCCTGAGGAGATCCTGAAGGGAGAAAAGCCCATGGTGGAGCAGAGAGGACCGTATGTGTACAG AAAGCAGTGTCGGAAGGAAAACATCACTTTTCACCCCAACAGCACCGTGTCCTACAGAGAATACCGCAGATACTTCTTTGAGCCCTCCATGTCGGTTGGGAACGAGTCTGACGTCATCACCATTCCCAACATGTTGGTGCTG GGCGCAGCGGTGATGCTGGAGGACCTGCCCTTTGCAGTGCGGCTGTTGATCAGCTCCACCTTCAAGATGTTCAAGGAAGGTCCCTTCCTGACCAAGACGGTGGAAGAGCTGATGTGGGGCTATGACAGCAAACTGGTCGAGTTCCTCAACAAGTACCTGCCGGGCATGCTGCCGTCCACAGGAAAGTTTGGCCTCTTTGCAGAG tttaataACTCCAATACTGGTCTATTCACCATCCACACCGGGAGAGATGACATCAGAAACGTCCACAAAGTCGACTCCTGGAATGGCCTCACTGAg CTGAGCTACTGGAGGACACCTCAGTGTAACATGATCAATGGAACAGCCGGGCAGCTGTGGCCTCCTTTTATGACAAAAGAGACCACTCTGCCTTTCTACAGCCCAGACGCCTGCAG ATCTCTGGAGCTTGTGTATCAGCGACCAGGCGTGATGAAAGGCATCCCTCTGTATCGATATGTCGCTCCCAAGACCATGTTCGCGAATGGGACGGATTATCTTCCAAATGAAGGCTTCTGCCCCTGCAGACAGTCTGGGCTGCTCAACGTCAGTAGCTGCCGCTACA ACTCTCCGGTCTTCATCTCTCATCCTCACTTCTTTAATGCTGATCCTGTGCTGCTGGACTACGTGCTGGGTCTTGACCCCACTGAGGAGGAGCACGGCCTTTTCATTGACATTCATCCT ctCACAGGTGTCCCTCTGAATGTCTCCATACGTCTACAGCTTAACCTCTACATGAAGAGAATATCAGGAATTAC AGAAACTGGAAAGATTTCTGAGGTGGTGATGCCCATGCTGTGGTTTGAGGAG AACGGATACATTGATGGACCAATCCTCACTACGTTCCACACTAACCTGGTTATTCTCCCTGCTGTCATGGAGTGCATGCAGTACATCTTCATAGCCCTCGGCCTGCTCACCACCATAGTGGCCGTCCTGGTGTATTACAAAGTCAAG
- the grk5 gene encoding G protein-coupled receptor kinase 5 — MDIDNMVQNSALVRAREGGGNKGRSWRWKEMLRFPHISECRELAKTIERDYYDLCVYQPIGKKLFHLYCLTRPELHNYMLLLDALEAFETKTDEERKSFGFYIIHTFIRSQANQCVPSLAKHEQSCINSLELDPCEDVFHKCKEILHEYLSQEPFTQYQFSMHFDRFLQWKHLERRPITKYNFREYRLLGKGGFGEVWAFQVRATGMMYACKKLEKTHVKKWQGEHMALNEKELLEEVDSRFVVNLAYAYETKHSLCMVLTMMSGGDLRFHIHNMGKPGLAMDRVYFYAAEVCCGLIHLHQKSIVYRDLKPENILLDDKGHIRISDLGLAVKLEDGDLVHGRVGTLYYMAPEVISKEKYNMSPDWWGLGCLIYEMIAGKSPFRDKGERPKSSEMEKRIISKTVEYNEKFSTDAVDICNALLNRDPKHRLGCQGLGGKEVKTHPFFRQINFRMLEGGLVEPSFKPDPRLVYCDDVQDIEEFCALRGVVLNQSDGEFYAKFNTGSVPRSWQNELIDTGCFEELNVFGPMGSRPPDLDWSLAPRSPKAKQGLLRRMFRRHERHHSDPADDGKHCQPNGEVSSTL, encoded by the exons ATGGACATTGATAACATGGTGCAAAACAGCGCTCTTGTTAGAGCAAGAGAAG GTGGAGGAAACAAAGGCAGGAGCTGGAGATGGAAAGAAATGCTGCGCTTTCCCCACATCAGCGAGTGTAGGGAGCTAGCAAAGACCATCG AACGAGACTACTATGATTTATGTGTCTATCAGCCTATTGGCAAGAAGCTTTTTCATCTCTACTGTCTGACTCGGCCAGAACTGCACAACTATATGTTGCTCCTGGATGCTTTG GAAGCCTTTGAAACAAAGACAGATGAGGAAAGGAAAAGCTTTGGGTTTTACatcatccacacatttatcagAAGTCAG GCCAACCAGTGTGTGCCTTCTTTAGCAAAGCATGAACAAAGCTGCATCAATAGTTTGGAGCTTGATCCCTGTGAAGACGTCTTTCATAAATGCAAAGA AATCCTGCATGAATACCTCAGTCAAGAGCCCTTCACACAGTACCAGTTCAGCATGCACTTTGACCGCTTTCTACAGTGGAAGCATCTGGAGAG gCGGCCAATCACCAAATACAATTTCAGAGAGTACAGGCTACTGGGGAAAGGAGGCTTTGGAGAG GTTTGGGCTTTTCAGGTACGAGCCACAGGAATGATGTATGCCTGCAAGAAGCTAGAAAAAACTCACGTAAAGAAATGGCAAGGAGAACACATGGCACTCAACGAAAAGGAACTACTGGAGGAGGTGGACAGCCGATTTGTG gtcAATCTTGCATATGCTTATGAGACCAAACATAGTCTCTGCATGGTTTTAACCATGATGAGTGGTGGCGACCTGAGGTTTCACATTCACAATATGGGAAAGCCAGGCTTAGCCATGGATAGAGTTTATTTCTATGCGGCAGAAGTCTGCTGTGGTTTAATTCACCTCCACCAGAAGTCGATAGTTTACAG AGACCTCAAACCTGAAAACATTCTCCTGGATGACAAAG GACACATCCGCATCTCTGACCTGGGCTTGGCAGTGAAGCTGGAGGACGGGGATCTGGTGCACGGCAGGGTCGGCACTTTATACTACATGG CTCCTGAAGTGATCAGCAAAGAGAAATACAACATGAGTCCCGACTGGTGGGGCCTCGGCTGCCTGATTTATGAAATGATTGCGGGTAAGTCTCCCTTCAGGGACAAAGGCGAGCGCCCCAAATCCTCGGAAATGGAGAAAAGGATCATATCAAAAACTGTGGAATACAATGAGAAGTTCAGCACCGACGCCGTAGACATCTGCAACGCC ttgctGAACAGGGATCCAAAACACAGACTGGGCTGCCAAGGCTTGGGAGGGAAAGAAGTGAAGACTCACCCCTTCTTCCGACAGATCAACTTCCGGATGCTGGAAGGGGGACTGGTGGAGCCTTCTTTCAAACCAGAC CCCAGACTGGTGTACTGCGATGACGTGCAGGATATCGAGGAGTTCTGCGCACTGAGGGGAGTCGTTCTGAACCAGTCGGACGGCGAGTTCTACGCCAAATTCAACACGGGAAGCGTTCCGAGGAGCTGGCAAAATGAA CTCATAGATACGGGATGCTTTGAAGAACTGAACGTTTTTGGTCCAATGGGATCTCGACCTCCAGACCTGGACTGGTCCTTGGCCCCTAGGAGCCCCAAAGCCAAGCAGGGCCTGTTGCGTCGCATGTTCCGCAGACATGAAAGA CACCACTCAGATCCAGCAGATGATGGTAAACATTGCCAGCCCAATGGAGAGGTCAGCTCAACTCTCTAA
- the scarb1 gene encoding scavenger receptor class B member 1 isoform X1, whose amino-acid sequence MATDKSKVAIGFIAAGALTLMFGIISAIIGPTVMKNQVVKNTIIDPKNDLSYTMWKDLPVPFFMSVYFFHVLNPEEILKGEKPMVEQRGPYVYRKQCRKENITFHPNSTVSYREYRRYFFEPSMSVGNESDVITIPNMLVLGAAVMLEDLPFAVRLLISSTFKMFKEGPFLTKTVEELMWGYDSKLVEFLNKYLPGMLPSTGKFGLFAEFNNSNTGLFTIHTGRDDIRNVHKVDSWNGLTELSYWRTPQCNMINGTAGQLWPPFMTKETTLPFYSPDACRSLELVYQRPGVMKGIPLYRYVAPKTMFANGTDYLPNEGFCPCRQSGLLNVSSCRYNSPVFISHPHFFNADPVLLDYVLGLDPTEEEHGLFIDIHPLTGVPLNVSIRLQLNLYMKRISGITETGKISEVVMPMLWFEENGYIDGPILTTFHTNLVILPAVMECMQYIFIALGLLTTIVAVLVYYKVKACEGDAFLRESTSTSTHERTPLLQDKPH is encoded by the exons ATGGCCACTGATAAATCTAAAGTAGCCATTGGATTTATAGCTGCAGGCGCTCTGACTCTGATGTTTGGAATAATTTCAGCAATTATTGGGCCAACAGTTATGAAGAACCAAGTAGTGAAG AACACCATCATTGATCCAAAGAATGACCTCTCCTACACCATGTGGAAGGACCTCCCTGTGCCCTTCTTCATGTCCGTCTACTTTTTTCATGTCCTCAACCCTGAGGAGATCCTGAAGGGAGAAAAGCCCATGGTGGAGCAGAGAGGACCGTATGTGTACAG AAAGCAGTGTCGGAAGGAAAACATCACTTTTCACCCCAACAGCACCGTGTCCTACAGAGAATACCGCAGATACTTCTTTGAGCCCTCCATGTCGGTTGGGAACGAGTCTGACGTCATCACCATTCCCAACATGTTGGTGCTG GGCGCAGCGGTGATGCTGGAGGACCTGCCCTTTGCAGTGCGGCTGTTGATCAGCTCCACCTTCAAGATGTTCAAGGAAGGTCCCTTCCTGACCAAGACGGTGGAAGAGCTGATGTGGGGCTATGACAGCAAACTGGTCGAGTTCCTCAACAAGTACCTGCCGGGCATGCTGCCGTCCACAGGAAAGTTTGGCCTCTTTGCAGAG tttaataACTCCAATACTGGTCTATTCACCATCCACACCGGGAGAGATGACATCAGAAACGTCCACAAAGTCGACTCCTGGAATGGCCTCACTGAg CTGAGCTACTGGAGGACACCTCAGTGTAACATGATCAATGGAACAGCCGGGCAGCTGTGGCCTCCTTTTATGACAAAAGAGACCACTCTGCCTTTCTACAGCCCAGACGCCTGCAG ATCTCTGGAGCTTGTGTATCAGCGACCAGGCGTGATGAAAGGCATCCCTCTGTATCGATATGTCGCTCCCAAGACCATGTTCGCGAATGGGACGGATTATCTTCCAAATGAAGGCTTCTGCCCCTGCAGACAGTCTGGGCTGCTCAACGTCAGTAGCTGCCGCTACA ACTCTCCGGTCTTCATCTCTCATCCTCACTTCTTTAATGCTGATCCTGTGCTGCTGGACTACGTGCTGGGTCTTGACCCCACTGAGGAGGAGCACGGCCTTTTCATTGACATTCATCCT ctCACAGGTGTCCCTCTGAATGTCTCCATACGTCTACAGCTTAACCTCTACATGAAGAGAATATCAGGAATTAC AGAAACTGGAAAGATTTCTGAGGTGGTGATGCCCATGCTGTGGTTTGAGGAG AACGGATACATTGATGGACCAATCCTCACTACGTTCCACACTAACCTGGTTATTCTCCCTGCTGTCATGGAGTGCATGCAGTACATCTTCATAGCCCTCGGCCTGCTCACCACCATAGTGGCCGTCCTGGTGTATTACAAAGTCAAG
- the scarb1 gene encoding scavenger receptor class B member 1 isoform X2: MAVNKSKVSVGFIVVGVLTALFGIVLVFVGPIVIDDQVVKNTIIDPKNDLSYTMWKDLPVPFFMSVYFFHVLNPEEILKGEKPMVEQRGPYVYRKQCRKENITFHPNSTVSYREYRRYFFEPSMSVGNESDVITIPNMLVLGAAVMLEDLPFAVRLLISSTFKMFKEGPFLTKTVEELMWGYDSKLVEFLNKYLPGMLPSTGKFGLFAEFNNSNTGLFTIHTGRDDIRNVHKVDSWNGLTELSYWRTPQCNMINGTAGQLWPPFMTKETTLPFYSPDACRSLELVYQRPGVMKGIPLYRYVAPKTMFANGTDYLPNEGFCPCRQSGLLNVSSCRYNSPVFISHPHFFNADPVLLDYVLGLDPTEEEHGLFIDIHPLTGVPLNVSIRLQLNLYMKRISGITETGKISEVVMPMLWFEENGYIDGPILTTFHTNLVILPAVMECMQYIFIALGLLTTIVAVLVYYKVKACEGDAFLRESTSTSTHERTPLLQDKPH, translated from the exons ATGGCTGTTAATAAATCCAAAGTCTCAGTCGGATTCATAGTAGTAGGCGTCCTGACTGCGTTATTCGGTATCGTTCTCGTTTTTGTGGGGCCAATAGTCATCGATGACCAAGTAGTAAAG AACACCATCATTGATCCAAAGAATGACCTCTCCTACACCATGTGGAAGGACCTCCCTGTGCCCTTCTTCATGTCCGTCTACTTTTTTCATGTCCTCAACCCTGAGGAGATCCTGAAGGGAGAAAAGCCCATGGTGGAGCAGAGAGGACCGTATGTGTACAG AAAGCAGTGTCGGAAGGAAAACATCACTTTTCACCCCAACAGCACCGTGTCCTACAGAGAATACCGCAGATACTTCTTTGAGCCCTCCATGTCGGTTGGGAACGAGTCTGACGTCATCACCATTCCCAACATGTTGGTGCTG GGCGCAGCGGTGATGCTGGAGGACCTGCCCTTTGCAGTGCGGCTGTTGATCAGCTCCACCTTCAAGATGTTCAAGGAAGGTCCCTTCCTGACCAAGACGGTGGAAGAGCTGATGTGGGGCTATGACAGCAAACTGGTCGAGTTCCTCAACAAGTACCTGCCGGGCATGCTGCCGTCCACAGGAAAGTTTGGCCTCTTTGCAGAG tttaataACTCCAATACTGGTCTATTCACCATCCACACCGGGAGAGATGACATCAGAAACGTCCACAAAGTCGACTCCTGGAATGGCCTCACTGAg CTGAGCTACTGGAGGACACCTCAGTGTAACATGATCAATGGAACAGCCGGGCAGCTGTGGCCTCCTTTTATGACAAAAGAGACCACTCTGCCTTTCTACAGCCCAGACGCCTGCAG ATCTCTGGAGCTTGTGTATCAGCGACCAGGCGTGATGAAAGGCATCCCTCTGTATCGATATGTCGCTCCCAAGACCATGTTCGCGAATGGGACGGATTATCTTCCAAATGAAGGCTTCTGCCCCTGCAGACAGTCTGGGCTGCTCAACGTCAGTAGCTGCCGCTACA ACTCTCCGGTCTTCATCTCTCATCCTCACTTCTTTAATGCTGATCCTGTGCTGCTGGACTACGTGCTGGGTCTTGACCCCACTGAGGAGGAGCACGGCCTTTTCATTGACATTCATCCT ctCACAGGTGTCCCTCTGAATGTCTCCATACGTCTACAGCTTAACCTCTACATGAAGAGAATATCAGGAATTAC AGAAACTGGAAAGATTTCTGAGGTGGTGATGCCCATGCTGTGGTTTGAGGAG AACGGATACATTGATGGACCAATCCTCACTACGTTCCACACTAACCTGGTTATTCTCCCTGCTGTCATGGAGTGCATGCAGTACATCTTCATAGCCCTCGGCCTGCTCACCACCATAGTGGCCGTCCTGGTGTATTACAAAGTCAAG
- the scarb1 gene encoding scavenger receptor class B member 1 isoform X3 — MATDKSKVAIGFIAAGALTLMFGIISAIIGPTVMKNQVVKNTIIDPKNDLSYTMWKDLPVPFFMSVYFFHVLNPEEILKGEKPMVEQRGPYVYRKQCRKENITFHPNSTVSYREYRRYFFEPSMSVGNESDVITIPNMLVLGAAVMLEDLPFAVRLLISSTFKMFKEGPFLTKTVEELMWGYDSKLVEFLNKYLPGMLPSTGKFGLFAEFNNSNTGLFTIHTGRDDIRNVHKVDSWNGLTELSYWRTPQCNMINGTAGQLWPPFMTKETTLPFYSPDACRSLELVYQRPGVMKGIPLYRYVAPKTMFANGTDYLPNEGFCPCRQSGLLNVSSCRYNSPVFISHPHFFNADPVLLDYVLGLDPTEEEHGLFIDIHPLTGVPLNVSIRLQLNLYMKRISGITETGKISEVVMPMLWFEENGYIDGPILTTFHTNLVILPAVMECMQYIFIALGLLTTIVAVLVYYKVKATSSEEGKGSHGFETQDKSMRYSGM, encoded by the exons ATGGCCACTGATAAATCTAAAGTAGCCATTGGATTTATAGCTGCAGGCGCTCTGACTCTGATGTTTGGAATAATTTCAGCAATTATTGGGCCAACAGTTATGAAGAACCAAGTAGTGAAG AACACCATCATTGATCCAAAGAATGACCTCTCCTACACCATGTGGAAGGACCTCCCTGTGCCCTTCTTCATGTCCGTCTACTTTTTTCATGTCCTCAACCCTGAGGAGATCCTGAAGGGAGAAAAGCCCATGGTGGAGCAGAGAGGACCGTATGTGTACAG AAAGCAGTGTCGGAAGGAAAACATCACTTTTCACCCCAACAGCACCGTGTCCTACAGAGAATACCGCAGATACTTCTTTGAGCCCTCCATGTCGGTTGGGAACGAGTCTGACGTCATCACCATTCCCAACATGTTGGTGCTG GGCGCAGCGGTGATGCTGGAGGACCTGCCCTTTGCAGTGCGGCTGTTGATCAGCTCCACCTTCAAGATGTTCAAGGAAGGTCCCTTCCTGACCAAGACGGTGGAAGAGCTGATGTGGGGCTATGACAGCAAACTGGTCGAGTTCCTCAACAAGTACCTGCCGGGCATGCTGCCGTCCACAGGAAAGTTTGGCCTCTTTGCAGAG tttaataACTCCAATACTGGTCTATTCACCATCCACACCGGGAGAGATGACATCAGAAACGTCCACAAAGTCGACTCCTGGAATGGCCTCACTGAg CTGAGCTACTGGAGGACACCTCAGTGTAACATGATCAATGGAACAGCCGGGCAGCTGTGGCCTCCTTTTATGACAAAAGAGACCACTCTGCCTTTCTACAGCCCAGACGCCTGCAG ATCTCTGGAGCTTGTGTATCAGCGACCAGGCGTGATGAAAGGCATCCCTCTGTATCGATATGTCGCTCCCAAGACCATGTTCGCGAATGGGACGGATTATCTTCCAAATGAAGGCTTCTGCCCCTGCAGACAGTCTGGGCTGCTCAACGTCAGTAGCTGCCGCTACA ACTCTCCGGTCTTCATCTCTCATCCTCACTTCTTTAATGCTGATCCTGTGCTGCTGGACTACGTGCTGGGTCTTGACCCCACTGAGGAGGAGCACGGCCTTTTCATTGACATTCATCCT ctCACAGGTGTCCCTCTGAATGTCTCCATACGTCTACAGCTTAACCTCTACATGAAGAGAATATCAGGAATTAC AGAAACTGGAAAGATTTCTGAGGTGGTGATGCCCATGCTGTGGTTTGAGGAG AACGGATACATTGATGGACCAATCCTCACTACGTTCCACACTAACCTGGTTATTCTCCCTGCTGTCATGGAGTGCATGCAGTACATCTTCATAGCCCTCGGCCTGCTCACCACCATAGTGGCCGTCCTGGTGTATTACAAAGTCAAG
- the scarb1 gene encoding scavenger receptor class B member 1 isoform X4, producing MAVNKSKVSVGFIVVGVLTALFGIVLVFVGPIVIDDQVVKNTIIDPKNDLSYTMWKDLPVPFFMSVYFFHVLNPEEILKGEKPMVEQRGPYVYRKQCRKENITFHPNSTVSYREYRRYFFEPSMSVGNESDVITIPNMLVLGAAVMLEDLPFAVRLLISSTFKMFKEGPFLTKTVEELMWGYDSKLVEFLNKYLPGMLPSTGKFGLFAEFNNSNTGLFTIHTGRDDIRNVHKVDSWNGLTELSYWRTPQCNMINGTAGQLWPPFMTKETTLPFYSPDACRSLELVYQRPGVMKGIPLYRYVAPKTMFANGTDYLPNEGFCPCRQSGLLNVSSCRYNSPVFISHPHFFNADPVLLDYVLGLDPTEEEHGLFIDIHPLTGVPLNVSIRLQLNLYMKRISGITETGKISEVVMPMLWFEENGYIDGPILTTFHTNLVILPAVMECMQYIFIALGLLTTIVAVLVYYKVKATSSEEGKGSHGFETQDKSMRYSGM from the exons ATGGCTGTTAATAAATCCAAAGTCTCAGTCGGATTCATAGTAGTAGGCGTCCTGACTGCGTTATTCGGTATCGTTCTCGTTTTTGTGGGGCCAATAGTCATCGATGACCAAGTAGTAAAG AACACCATCATTGATCCAAAGAATGACCTCTCCTACACCATGTGGAAGGACCTCCCTGTGCCCTTCTTCATGTCCGTCTACTTTTTTCATGTCCTCAACCCTGAGGAGATCCTGAAGGGAGAAAAGCCCATGGTGGAGCAGAGAGGACCGTATGTGTACAG AAAGCAGTGTCGGAAGGAAAACATCACTTTTCACCCCAACAGCACCGTGTCCTACAGAGAATACCGCAGATACTTCTTTGAGCCCTCCATGTCGGTTGGGAACGAGTCTGACGTCATCACCATTCCCAACATGTTGGTGCTG GGCGCAGCGGTGATGCTGGAGGACCTGCCCTTTGCAGTGCGGCTGTTGATCAGCTCCACCTTCAAGATGTTCAAGGAAGGTCCCTTCCTGACCAAGACGGTGGAAGAGCTGATGTGGGGCTATGACAGCAAACTGGTCGAGTTCCTCAACAAGTACCTGCCGGGCATGCTGCCGTCCACAGGAAAGTTTGGCCTCTTTGCAGAG tttaataACTCCAATACTGGTCTATTCACCATCCACACCGGGAGAGATGACATCAGAAACGTCCACAAAGTCGACTCCTGGAATGGCCTCACTGAg CTGAGCTACTGGAGGACACCTCAGTGTAACATGATCAATGGAACAGCCGGGCAGCTGTGGCCTCCTTTTATGACAAAAGAGACCACTCTGCCTTTCTACAGCCCAGACGCCTGCAG ATCTCTGGAGCTTGTGTATCAGCGACCAGGCGTGATGAAAGGCATCCCTCTGTATCGATATGTCGCTCCCAAGACCATGTTCGCGAATGGGACGGATTATCTTCCAAATGAAGGCTTCTGCCCCTGCAGACAGTCTGGGCTGCTCAACGTCAGTAGCTGCCGCTACA ACTCTCCGGTCTTCATCTCTCATCCTCACTTCTTTAATGCTGATCCTGTGCTGCTGGACTACGTGCTGGGTCTTGACCCCACTGAGGAGGAGCACGGCCTTTTCATTGACATTCATCCT ctCACAGGTGTCCCTCTGAATGTCTCCATACGTCTACAGCTTAACCTCTACATGAAGAGAATATCAGGAATTAC AGAAACTGGAAAGATTTCTGAGGTGGTGATGCCCATGCTGTGGTTTGAGGAG AACGGATACATTGATGGACCAATCCTCACTACGTTCCACACTAACCTGGTTATTCTCCCTGCTGTCATGGAGTGCATGCAGTACATCTTCATAGCCCTCGGCCTGCTCACCACCATAGTGGCCGTCCTGGTGTATTACAAAGTCAAG